The following are from one region of the Prochlorococcus marinus str. SB genome:
- the topA gene encoding type I DNA topoisomerase: MDHTLVIVESPTKAKTIRKFLPSNYEVLASMGHVRDLPKGAAEIPAAVKKEKWSRIGVNTTEDFEPLYIVPKDKKKVVKELKDALKGATQLLLATDEDREGESISWHLLQILKPKIPTKRMVFHEITKKAINKALDKTREIDMELVQAQETRRILDRLFGYELSPLLWKKVAPRLSAGRVQSVSVRLLVKRERERRSFKKASYWGIKALLVKDNVTFETKLFSLKGQRISNGSDFNEQTGKLKQGNKSLIIGEDKVNDLLKTFSSEDWRVSKIEKKPSTRKPVPPFTTSTLQQEANRKLRLSARETMRCAQGLYERGFITYMRTDSVHLSEQATRAARECVSSMYGKEYLSNSPRQFNSTARNAQEAHEAIRPAGEVFKTPKETNLTGRDLSLYDLIWKRTVASQMAEARLTMINAEISVGDGLFKSSGKSIDFAGFFRAYVEGSDDPSSSLEQQEIILPNLTTGTCLEVTNKESTFHETKPPARYTEAALVKVLEKEGIGRPSTYASIIGTIVDRGYANISSNTLAPTFTAFAVTALLEEHFPDLVDTTFTAKMESSLDEISSGNLEWLPYLETFYKGKNGLEVKVQKTEGDIDGKAYRQVDFEDLPCVVRIGSNGPWLEGTKIDESGNEIQAKGNLPMDITPGDLDLKQVDQILSGPSDLGTDPKTGEKVFLRFGPYGPYVQLGNNDQDKAKPRRASLPKELKTDDLTLDEALVLLSLPRLLGVHPEGGVVEADRGRFGPYIKWIKNENESENRSLKKEDDVFTVDIERALEILAMPKMGRGGQEVLKDFGKPKEFNEKIQILNGRYGVYLKCGKTNVSLAKDTDLEKFTIDDAVSLLEEKLKDKKGSTLKKTKISNKKSRRKMKS; encoded by the coding sequence TTGGATCACACACTTGTTATTGTTGAAAGTCCCACCAAAGCAAAAACTATAAGAAAGTTTTTGCCCTCTAATTATGAAGTTCTCGCTTCAATGGGACACGTAAGAGATCTTCCAAAAGGAGCTGCTGAAATACCTGCTGCGGTTAAAAAGGAAAAATGGTCAAGGATAGGAGTTAATACAACAGAGGATTTTGAACCACTTTATATAGTTCCAAAAGATAAGAAAAAGGTTGTTAAAGAGCTGAAAGATGCTTTGAAAGGTGCTACCCAACTTTTACTGGCAACTGATGAAGATAGAGAAGGAGAGAGTATTAGCTGGCATCTTCTTCAAATACTGAAGCCTAAAATACCAACTAAGAGAATGGTTTTTCATGAAATTACAAAAAAGGCAATTAATAAAGCTTTAGATAAAACAAGAGAAATTGATATGGAACTTGTTCAGGCTCAAGAAACCAGAAGAATCTTGGATAGGCTTTTTGGATATGAATTATCTCCTTTACTTTGGAAGAAGGTAGCCCCCAGATTATCTGCTGGTCGTGTTCAATCGGTTTCTGTAAGACTTCTTGTTAAAAGAGAGAGAGAAAGAAGATCTTTTAAAAAAGCTAGTTACTGGGGGATAAAAGCTTTACTTGTAAAAGATAATGTTACTTTCGAAACTAAATTATTTAGTTTAAAAGGTCAAAGAATTTCTAATGGTTCTGATTTCAATGAACAGACCGGCAAATTAAAACAAGGAAATAAATCTCTAATAATTGGAGAAGATAAAGTTAATGATTTATTGAAGACTTTTTCCTCCGAGGATTGGAGAGTCTCAAAAATCGAAAAAAAGCCATCCACTCGCAAGCCAGTTCCTCCATTTACAACTAGCACATTACAACAAGAAGCAAATAGGAAGCTTCGTTTGTCTGCAAGAGAAACTATGAGATGTGCTCAAGGGCTATATGAGAGAGGTTTCATTACATATATGAGAACTGATTCAGTTCATCTCTCCGAACAAGCCACAAGAGCTGCAAGGGAATGTGTCAGTTCAATGTATGGAAAAGAATATTTATCTAACTCACCAAGACAATTTAATTCAACTGCAAGAAATGCTCAAGAAGCTCACGAAGCTATTAGGCCGGCAGGTGAGGTATTTAAAACACCAAAGGAAACTAATCTAACTGGTAGAGACTTATCACTTTACGATTTAATTTGGAAAAGAACAGTAGCAAGTCAAATGGCGGAAGCTAGGCTAACAATGATTAATGCTGAAATTAGCGTAGGGGATGGATTATTTAAATCGAGCGGGAAAAGTATTGATTTCGCAGGATTCTTCAGAGCTTATGTCGAGGGAAGTGATGACCCAAGTTCATCCCTTGAACAACAAGAAATTATTCTCCCAAACTTAACAACTGGAACATGTCTTGAAGTTACTAATAAGGAATCTACTTTTCATGAAACTAAACCACCAGCAAGATATACAGAGGCTGCATTAGTTAAAGTTCTTGAAAAAGAAGGGATTGGAAGACCTTCTACCTATGCAAGCATTATTGGGACCATAGTTGATAGAGGTTATGCGAATATATCTTCCAATACTTTGGCTCCAACATTTACAGCTTTTGCTGTTACTGCTCTATTAGAAGAACATTTTCCTGATCTGGTTGATACTACTTTTACTGCAAAAATGGAATCTTCATTGGATGAAATATCTTCAGGCAATCTTGAGTGGCTACCATACCTTGAAACTTTCTACAAAGGTAAAAATGGTTTGGAGGTAAAGGTTCAGAAAACAGAGGGTGATATTGATGGGAAAGCTTATAGACAAGTTGATTTCGAAGACCTTCCTTGCGTAGTCAGAATAGGCTCTAACGGACCTTGGCTAGAGGGTACAAAAATTGATGAATCTGGTAATGAAATACAGGCTAAAGGTAATCTTCCAATGGATATTACTCCTGGAGATTTAGATTTAAAACAAGTTGATCAAATCTTAAGTGGCCCATCGGATCTTGGAACTGATCCAAAAACTGGGGAAAAAGTCTTTTTAAGATTTGGCCCTTATGGACCTTACGTACAATTGGGAAATAATGATCAAGATAAAGCTAAACCAAGAAGAGCTTCATTACCCAAGGAGTTGAAAACTGATGATCTAACTCTAGATGAGGCTCTTGTACTTTTAAGTTTGCCTAGATTGTTAGGAGTTCATCCTGAAGGAGGAGTTGTTGAGGCTGATAGAGGAAGATTTGGCCCATATATCAAATGGATTAAAAATGAAAATGAATCTGAAAACAGATCCTTAAAGAAAGAGGATGATGTTTTTACAGTTGATATAGAACGAGCATTAGAAATTCTTGCGATGCCAAAAATGGGTAGAGGTGGTCAAGAAGTACTTAAAGACTTTGGAAAACCAAAAGAATTTAACGAAAAAATTCAAATATTAAATGGAAGATATGGCGTCTATTTAAAATGTGGTAAAACTAACGTTTCGCTTGCAAAAGATACTGACTTAGAAAAATTTACCATAGATGATGCTGTATCTCTTTTAGAAGAAAAACTAAAAGATAAAAAAGGTTCTACTTTAAAAAAAACGAAGATAAGTAATAAAAAAAGTAGAAGGAAAATGAAAAGTTAG
- a CDS encoding NAD(P)H-quinone oxidoreductase subunit N, protein MPNEIFTINLNAQAIIPEAFILLGIVGTLLVDLAGEKTASKWAPIICYLSIGSSLVSLALQWSNPAESAFLGSFNSDNLAIAFRAIISLSTLVSLLISWRYTEQSGSPIGEFAAIVLSATLGAMLLCGSTDLISVFISLETLSVASYLLSGYLKRDPRSSEAALKYLLVGSAAAAVYLYGSSFLYGLSGSTNLATIGLEIINKPSFITSLALVFVLSTVAFKIAAVPFHQWTPDVYEGSPTPVVAFLSVGSKTAGFAFAIRILSTTFSSFDEEWKLLFTILAILSMALGNVVALAQTSMKRMLAYSSIGQAGFVMIGIVSGTQDGLSAAVLYLAAYLFMNLGAFSCVILFSLRTGSDRILDYSGLYQKDPLITLGLSLCLLSLGGLPPMLGFFGKIYLFFAGWANHQYLLVIVGLVTSVISIYYYISVIKMMVVKEPQEASEIVKSYPPINWGIVGLPPLRIALYTCVAVTALGGILSNPLFKLANTAISETPFLQDIIATANNIS, encoded by the coding sequence GTGCCCAACGAAATCTTTACAATTAATTTAAATGCTCAAGCCATTATTCCAGAGGCTTTTATTTTACTAGGTATTGTTGGAACACTTCTTGTAGATTTAGCAGGAGAAAAAACTGCATCAAAATGGGCACCAATAATCTGCTATTTATCAATTGGGAGCTCTCTTGTTAGTTTGGCATTGCAATGGAGTAATCCGGCAGAAAGCGCATTCCTTGGGTCCTTTAATTCAGATAATTTAGCAATCGCATTTAGAGCAATAATATCTTTATCAACCTTAGTATCTTTACTTATAAGTTGGCGGTATACAGAACAAAGTGGTAGCCCTATTGGCGAGTTTGCTGCAATAGTTCTTTCAGCCACCCTTGGAGCAATGCTTTTGTGTGGATCTACTGACCTTATTAGTGTATTTATATCTCTGGAAACTTTATCTGTAGCAAGCTACTTACTTTCTGGTTATCTCAAGAGAGATCCAAGAAGTTCAGAAGCGGCCTTAAAATACCTTCTTGTTGGATCTGCTGCTGCTGCTGTTTATTTGTATGGATCCTCTTTTCTTTATGGATTAAGTGGTTCAACAAACCTAGCGACAATAGGCTTAGAGATTATAAATAAGCCATCCTTCATTACTTCACTAGCTCTTGTATTTGTCTTATCAACAGTTGCATTTAAAATTGCTGCTGTTCCCTTTCATCAATGGACTCCTGATGTATATGAGGGTTCACCTACTCCTGTAGTAGCTTTTTTATCTGTTGGTTCAAAAACGGCGGGCTTTGCATTTGCAATAAGAATATTAAGCACAACTTTCTCTTCTTTTGACGAAGAATGGAAACTTTTATTTACTATTTTGGCCATATTAAGCATGGCTCTAGGAAATGTTGTAGCTCTAGCTCAAACCTCAATGAAAAGGATGCTAGCTTACAGTTCTATTGGACAAGCCGGATTTGTAATGATTGGGATAGTATCTGGCACACAAGATGGTTTATCAGCAGCTGTTTTATATTTAGCTGCATATTTGTTTATGAATTTGGGTGCATTTTCTTGTGTAATACTTTTCTCTCTGAGAACTGGTTCTGACAGAATTCTTGATTACTCAGGACTTTACCAAAAAGATCCTCTCATTACATTAGGCTTAAGCCTTTGTCTTCTATCTCTTGGAGGTTTACCTCCAATGTTAGGATTTTTTGGAAAGATATACTTGTTCTTTGCAGGTTGGGCAAATCATCAATATCTATTAGTAATAGTTGGATTAGTAACTTCAGTTATATCTATTTATTACTACATTTCAGTGATAAAAATGATGGTAGTTAAAGAACCACAGGAAGCTTCTGAAATAGTCAAATCATATCCCCCAATTAATTGGGGAATTGTAGGATTACCTCCCCTGAGAATTGCACTTTATACTTGTGTCGCAGTAACTGCTCTTGGAGGAATCCTGTCTAATCCTCTTTTTAAATTAGCTAATACAGCAATTTCAGAAACTCCTTTCTTACAAGATATTATTGCTACAGCAAATAATATTTCCTAG